In Hippoglossus stenolepis isolate QCI-W04-F060 chromosome 20, HSTE1.2, whole genome shotgun sequence, the following are encoded in one genomic region:
- the akap12b gene encoding A-kinase anchor protein 12b isoform X1, with product MGAESSVQRDGKSQEEDASAAASGGELSAELEVLREEGGGALDTKPLQKNGQISSMSSLNGHSEDNTLAEVGQPDAVSVPQKEEASETVDTAQDEVAPQVNGEKVEKESPDANDISAVEEKAGEEKPDDATEVGFKKIFRFVGFKFTLKKDKSEEKDPVKLLMVKDKEGKELTGTDEPTKEEEAVTAEEKSTAEEKETDSEATTVEAELTDKAETTDAPAGDAANGDTDEAVKGEEAEKEGEASPPSQETTLTLSPFRKLFGGGIFSNLRKKASIKKTKEEEDKEAVVEEEAAKSEETAAAEEDKVDAELGNQEEAPATPEEDKSEPKEEAPVTPEEVKSEATLASEETPAPSAGTSDETKQEEEKAEEEKAPAEVKSEVELLASQEKVKPQGSPLKKLFTGAGLKKLSTKKQKAKKDAESKLTESGEQAAEQLQSSTESAEAPKADSGPSSPEESGEHVLAVEVTQNESSQEGDVEVASDGEKKKEGIIAWSSFKRLVTPKKLVKRSSESDDEATGEKPAKSATLSSSESAPLADKSVEEEAMEEKPTEEEPNTENTEKLVSSTEEPKKKMDTSVSWEALMCMGGTKKRTRRTSDSDDEETKIEEEAAAVVESVAEEEEEVKPEAAVVTSASQNTESEGEEVVSSPEPLSPPERESTWDTLKRMVMSKSKPKLDEKPEESANQVQSDSEAPKEESSFSLRKFFPGRRKKKVEKQTSTEAGEEDSDTPAVVPLSEYDDQVEAKQEAPAEIQTNVSTEDRSPSWIPASVEEADNNHDQLSDIPEEAENAATPKSVDTDIADDEDQAMQTNNSLGRRGRRLSTAEMKPVTQAPAAEATLVPQGPLSGNAEEVVAGIEAQISEIVCQTSVTVVDVSVEAASENIEDEPPTENAEVTSNTILQPHTSEEAMAICTGLGTKEIAKVALEKPATTLVECMAVVHDVLGTEVLLEEKPASPEEVIVAEDAVFMAQVQQVETTDLEPAVENSQDDVEGIQVATESCEPEIERIGVVTTLLEESVVLQTTTVSENSPKAEVVNPITPTSETAICTQSIEVIEPTVETKAVKMDTELLDAATEENAPITEVFQVVNEEISFTMCSTTMTTITKETVLSSEEAPVITETVVGITPLSVESDQVASSEEVTIKEEETVVETVEATAIEIVKPESPAVGEQATEEMEEIQDDVQQACVIEAQSQVIAQAIIQDAIDKVSETTPEPQEPATAPSPVQATAGIEEEIITENIVTVDTPVAVVCDIPAPKSPPQLHVAMEVIDTIALEVTESLDVKVEEEEKKEQVEELKQAVEVKVSEEETVVVEEVVEGVAEVEKEESQEEEVKPQSEESEENKETEIHIPVQVVLQSAHLVEEPSVEEEAVVEFDSNGPVNNNISVEPTSPASVKKLSTLSEEAQATASGEVTEAAADQPETEKTTSGKCAEVMAQVIEVIEEAVKEIEPVSTEITAAS from the exons CCTTTGCAGAAAAATGGGCAGATCTCCAGCATGAGCAGCCTGAACGGACACTCGGAGGACAACACCCTggcagaag TTGGCCAGCCTGATGCTGTGTCAGTGCCTCAAAAGGAGGAGGCCTCTGAGACCGTGGACACCGCCCAGGATGAAGTAGCCCCTCAAGTGAAtggggagaaagtggagaaagaaTCCCCTGATGCCAATGACATCTCCGCTGTTGAGGAGAAGGCAGGGGAGGAGAAGCCTGATGATGCAACTGAAGTGGGCTTCAAGAAGATCTTCCGCTTCGTGGGCTTTAAATTCACACTGAAGAAAGACAAGAGTGAGGAGAAAGACCCTGTGAAGCTACTGATGGTCAAAGATAAGGAAGGAAAAGAGCTCACTGGGACGGATGAACCtacaaaggaggaggaggctgttaCTGCTGAGGAGAAGAGCACAGCTGAAGAGAAGGAGACTGACTCGGAGGCAACTACTGTTGAGGCTGAACTCACTGATAAAGCTGAAACCACTGATGCCCCAGCTGGAGACGCTGCAAATGGAGACACTGATGAAGCAGTCAAGGGGGAAGAAGctgagaaggaaggagaggccAGTCCACCCTCCCAGGAGACCACCCTGACCCTGTCCCCCTTCAGAAAGCTCTTCGGTGGAGGCATCTTCTCTAACCTGCGAAAGAAGGCCAGCATCAAGAagacaaaggaggaggaagacaaggagGCAGTTGTTGAAGAGGAAGCAGCTAAATCAGAGgaaactgctgcagcagaggaggacaaGGTTGATGCAGAGCTAGGAAACCAGGAGGAGGCACCAGCAACTCCAGAGGAAGACAAATCGGAGCCAAAGGAGGAGGCTCCAGTCACTCCAGAGGAAGTCAAATCAGAGGCAACCCTAGCCTCTGAGGAAACCCCTGCTCCCTCAGCAGGTACCTCTGATGAGACTaaacaagaagaggaaaaagcagaggaggagaaggctcCAGCAGAGGTGAAGTCTGAGGTGGAGCTCCTCGCATCACAGGAGAAGGTAAAGCCCCAGGGAAGCCCCCTGAAGAAGCTCTTCACTGGTGCCGGCTTGAAGAAACTGTCAACTAAGAAACAGAAGGCCAAGAAAGATGCTGAGAGCAAATTGACTGAGTCTGGCGAGCAGGCGGCTGAGCAGCTTCAGTCATCCACTGAATCAGCAGAGGCTCCTAAAGCCGACAGTGGGCCCTCATCTCCAGAAGAGTCAGGAGAGCATGTCCTTGCTGTGGAGGTGACCCAGAATGAGTCCAGCCAAGAGGGTGATGTTGAAGTTGCCTCTGacggagaaaagaaaaaagagggcATCATCGCCTGGTCCTCCTTCAAGAGACTAGTAACTCCCAAGAAGCTTGTGAAAAGGTCTTCTGAGAGTGATGATGAAGCCACGGGTGAGAAACCAGCAAAGTCGGCCACACTGTCCTCTTCTGAGAGCGCTCCATTAGCAGATAAGAGTGTTGAGGAGGAGGCCATGGAGGAAAAGCCAACTGAGGAAGAGCCAAATactgaaaacactgagaaacTTGTCAGCAGCACCGAAGAGCCCAAAAAGAAAATGGACACCTCAGTCTCCTGGGAGGCCCTCATGTGTATGGGTGGAACCAAAAAGAGGACAAGGAGGACATCTGATTCTGATGATGAGGAGACCAAGAttgaagaggaagcagcagcagttgtagAATCAGttgcagaagaggaagaggaggtcaaaCCCGAGGCTGCTGTTGTCACTTCTGcctcacaaaacacagagagtgaaggagaagaagttgTTTCCTCCCCTGAGCCTTTAAGCCCCCCTGAGAGAGAATCTACCTGGGACACACTGAAACGCATGGTTATGTCAAAGAGTAAGCCCAAACTTGATGAAAAACCAGAGGAGAGTGCAAACCAAGTCCAGTCAGACAGTGAAGCCCCAAAGGAAGAGTCATCTTTCTCCTTGAGGAAGTTCTTCCCTGGACGCAGAAAGAAGAAGGTTGAAAAGCAGACCTCCACtgaagctggagaggaggacTCTGACACCCCAGCTGTGGTTCCTCTCTCAGAGTACGATGACCAAGTTGAGGCTAAACAGGAAGCACCAGCTGAAATCCAGACTAACGTGTCTACTGAAGATAGATCCCCTTCATGGATTCCAGCCTCTGTCGAAGAAGCTGATAATAACCACGATCAGCTGAGTGACATcccagaggaggcagagaatgCTGCCACCCCAAAGTCTGTTGACACTGATATTGCAGATGATGAGGACCAGGCTATGCAGACCAACAACAGTCTTGGTCGCAGGGGTCGTAGGCTGTCCACAGCTGAAATGAAGCCTGTCACTCAGGCTCCAGCTGCAGAGGCCACCCTCGTTCCTCAGGGACCCTTGTCGGGAAACGCCGAGGAGGTTGTGGCGGGTATTGAGGCCCAAATCAGTGAAATTGTATGCCAGACATCTGTGACTGTTGTAGATGTATCAGTAGAGGCAGCTTCTGAAAACATCGAGGATGAACCACCAACTGAGAATGCAGAGGTAACGTCAAATACTATCCTGCAGCCACATACTAGTGAAGAGGCAATGGCTATCTGTACTGGCCTGGGCACAAAGGAGATTGCCAAAGTAGCTCTGGAGAAGCCTGCAACAACCCTCGTTGAGTGCATGGCCGTGGTCCATGATGTCCTGGGCACAGAGGTGTTGTTGGAAGAGAAACCAGCAAGTCCAGAGGAAGTCATAGTTGCGGAAGATGCAGTGTTCATGGCCCAAGTGCAGCAAGTTGAAACCACTGACCTTGAGCCCGCTGTTGAAAATTCCCAGGATGATGTGGAAGGCATTCAGGTTGCCACTGAGAGCTGCGAACCTGAAATTGAGAGGATTGGAGTCGTCACCACTCTTCTGGAGGAGTCTGTTGTCCTTCAGACCACCACAGTGAGCGAGAACTCTCCAAAAGCTGAAGTAGTCAACCCCATTACCCCAACATCTGAGACAGCCATCTGCACCCAGAGCATAGAAGTCATCGAGCCAACTGTAGAGACCAAGGCAGTGAAAATGGACACGGAGCTGCTTGATGCTGCCACCGAGGAAAATGCACCTATCACAGAGGTATTTCAGGTTGTGAATGAGGAGATATCTTTTACCATGTGTAGTACTACAATGACCACCATCACAAAGGAGACTGTCCTATCAAGTGAGGAGGCTCCTGTCATCACAGAAACGGTGGTTGGCATCACCCCGCTCAGTGTGGAGTCTGACCAGGTGGCAAGCTCAGAGGAGGTCACCataaaggaggaagagacagtTGTGGAGACTGTGGAGGCCACTGCCATTGAGATTGTAAAGCCAGAGAGTCCTGCTGTCGGTGAGCAGGcaacagaggagatggaggaaatCCAGGATGATGTGCAGCAGGCCTGTGTGATTGAGGCTCAGAGCCAGGTTATTGCCCAGGCTATCATTCAGGATGCCATAGATAAAGTTTCAGAGACCACACCTGAACCCCAAGAGCCTGCCACCGCCCCATCACCAGTCCAGGCAACAGCAGGAATAGAGGAAGAAATCATAACTGAGAACATTGTCACCGTCGACACCCCTGTCGCTGTCGTCTGTGACATACCAGCACCGAAGTCACCCCCGCAGCTTCATGTTGCCATGGAGGTCATTGACACAATCGCTTTAGAGGTCACAGAGAGCCTTGATGTaaaggtagaggaggaggagaagaaggaacaAGTGGAAGAGTTGAAGCAAGCTGTGGAGGTTAAAGTAAGTGAAGAAGAAACGGTTGTAGTGGAAGAAGTCGTAGAGGGTGTCgcagaggtggagaaggaagagagccaagaggaggaggtgaaaccacaatcagaggaatcagaggagaacaaagaaacagagaTCCACATTCCAGTCCAGGTGGTCCTGCAGTCAGCACATCTGGTGGAGGAGCCATCGGTGGAAGAAGAGGCCGTGGTAGAGTTTGACAGCAATggaccagtgaacaacaacatCAGCGTAGAGCCCACGAGCCCCGCAAGCGTAAAAAAACTCTCAACACTGTCAGAAGAAGCTCAAGCGACGGCGTCAGGAGAGGTCACGGAGGCAGCAGCGGACCAGCCGGAGACGGAGAAGACGACATCAGGGAAGTGCGCCGAGGTGATGGCCCAGGTGATCGAGGTGATTGAGGAGGCCGTGAAGGAGATCGAGCCTGTGTCCACAGAGATCACAGCAGCATCATGA
- the akap12b gene encoding A-kinase anchor protein 12b isoform X2, with amino-acid sequence MLGTITLTVGQPDAVSVPQKEEASETVDTAQDEVAPQVNGEKVEKESPDANDISAVEEKAGEEKPDDATEVGFKKIFRFVGFKFTLKKDKSEEKDPVKLLMVKDKEGKELTGTDEPTKEEEAVTAEEKSTAEEKETDSEATTVEAELTDKAETTDAPAGDAANGDTDEAVKGEEAEKEGEASPPSQETTLTLSPFRKLFGGGIFSNLRKKASIKKTKEEEDKEAVVEEEAAKSEETAAAEEDKVDAELGNQEEAPATPEEDKSEPKEEAPVTPEEVKSEATLASEETPAPSAGTSDETKQEEEKAEEEKAPAEVKSEVELLASQEKVKPQGSPLKKLFTGAGLKKLSTKKQKAKKDAESKLTESGEQAAEQLQSSTESAEAPKADSGPSSPEESGEHVLAVEVTQNESSQEGDVEVASDGEKKKEGIIAWSSFKRLVTPKKLVKRSSESDDEATGEKPAKSATLSSSESAPLADKSVEEEAMEEKPTEEEPNTENTEKLVSSTEEPKKKMDTSVSWEALMCMGGTKKRTRRTSDSDDEETKIEEEAAAVVESVAEEEEEVKPEAAVVTSASQNTESEGEEVVSSPEPLSPPERESTWDTLKRMVMSKSKPKLDEKPEESANQVQSDSEAPKEESSFSLRKFFPGRRKKKVEKQTSTEAGEEDSDTPAVVPLSEYDDQVEAKQEAPAEIQTNVSTEDRSPSWIPASVEEADNNHDQLSDIPEEAENAATPKSVDTDIADDEDQAMQTNNSLGRRGRRLSTAEMKPVTQAPAAEATLVPQGPLSGNAEEVVAGIEAQISEIVCQTSVTVVDVSVEAASENIEDEPPTENAEVTSNTILQPHTSEEAMAICTGLGTKEIAKVALEKPATTLVECMAVVHDVLGTEVLLEEKPASPEEVIVAEDAVFMAQVQQVETTDLEPAVENSQDDVEGIQVATESCEPEIERIGVVTTLLEESVVLQTTTVSENSPKAEVVNPITPTSETAICTQSIEVIEPTVETKAVKMDTELLDAATEENAPITEVFQVVNEEISFTMCSTTMTTITKETVLSSEEAPVITETVVGITPLSVESDQVASSEEVTIKEEETVVETVEATAIEIVKPESPAVGEQATEEMEEIQDDVQQACVIEAQSQVIAQAIIQDAIDKVSETTPEPQEPATAPSPVQATAGIEEEIITENIVTVDTPVAVVCDIPAPKSPPQLHVAMEVIDTIALEVTESLDVKVEEEEKKEQVEELKQAVEVKVSEEETVVVEEVVEGVAEVEKEESQEEEVKPQSEESEENKETEIHIPVQVVLQSAHLVEEPSVEEEAVVEFDSNGPVNNNISVEPTSPASVKKLSTLSEEAQATASGEVTEAAADQPETEKTTSGKCAEVMAQVIEVIEEAVKEIEPVSTEITAAS; translated from the exons ATGCTTGGAACAATTACTCTAACAG TTGGCCAGCCTGATGCTGTGTCAGTGCCTCAAAAGGAGGAGGCCTCTGAGACCGTGGACACCGCCCAGGATGAAGTAGCCCCTCAAGTGAAtggggagaaagtggagaaagaaTCCCCTGATGCCAATGACATCTCCGCTGTTGAGGAGAAGGCAGGGGAGGAGAAGCCTGATGATGCAACTGAAGTGGGCTTCAAGAAGATCTTCCGCTTCGTGGGCTTTAAATTCACACTGAAGAAAGACAAGAGTGAGGAGAAAGACCCTGTGAAGCTACTGATGGTCAAAGATAAGGAAGGAAAAGAGCTCACTGGGACGGATGAACCtacaaaggaggaggaggctgttaCTGCTGAGGAGAAGAGCACAGCTGAAGAGAAGGAGACTGACTCGGAGGCAACTACTGTTGAGGCTGAACTCACTGATAAAGCTGAAACCACTGATGCCCCAGCTGGAGACGCTGCAAATGGAGACACTGATGAAGCAGTCAAGGGGGAAGAAGctgagaaggaaggagaggccAGTCCACCCTCCCAGGAGACCACCCTGACCCTGTCCCCCTTCAGAAAGCTCTTCGGTGGAGGCATCTTCTCTAACCTGCGAAAGAAGGCCAGCATCAAGAagacaaaggaggaggaagacaaggagGCAGTTGTTGAAGAGGAAGCAGCTAAATCAGAGgaaactgctgcagcagaggaggacaaGGTTGATGCAGAGCTAGGAAACCAGGAGGAGGCACCAGCAACTCCAGAGGAAGACAAATCGGAGCCAAAGGAGGAGGCTCCAGTCACTCCAGAGGAAGTCAAATCAGAGGCAACCCTAGCCTCTGAGGAAACCCCTGCTCCCTCAGCAGGTACCTCTGATGAGACTaaacaagaagaggaaaaagcagaggaggagaaggctcCAGCAGAGGTGAAGTCTGAGGTGGAGCTCCTCGCATCACAGGAGAAGGTAAAGCCCCAGGGAAGCCCCCTGAAGAAGCTCTTCACTGGTGCCGGCTTGAAGAAACTGTCAACTAAGAAACAGAAGGCCAAGAAAGATGCTGAGAGCAAATTGACTGAGTCTGGCGAGCAGGCGGCTGAGCAGCTTCAGTCATCCACTGAATCAGCAGAGGCTCCTAAAGCCGACAGTGGGCCCTCATCTCCAGAAGAGTCAGGAGAGCATGTCCTTGCTGTGGAGGTGACCCAGAATGAGTCCAGCCAAGAGGGTGATGTTGAAGTTGCCTCTGacggagaaaagaaaaaagagggcATCATCGCCTGGTCCTCCTTCAAGAGACTAGTAACTCCCAAGAAGCTTGTGAAAAGGTCTTCTGAGAGTGATGATGAAGCCACGGGTGAGAAACCAGCAAAGTCGGCCACACTGTCCTCTTCTGAGAGCGCTCCATTAGCAGATAAGAGTGTTGAGGAGGAGGCCATGGAGGAAAAGCCAACTGAGGAAGAGCCAAATactgaaaacactgagaaacTTGTCAGCAGCACCGAAGAGCCCAAAAAGAAAATGGACACCTCAGTCTCCTGGGAGGCCCTCATGTGTATGGGTGGAACCAAAAAGAGGACAAGGAGGACATCTGATTCTGATGATGAGGAGACCAAGAttgaagaggaagcagcagcagttgtagAATCAGttgcagaagaggaagaggaggtcaaaCCCGAGGCTGCTGTTGTCACTTCTGcctcacaaaacacagagagtgaaggagaagaagttgTTTCCTCCCCTGAGCCTTTAAGCCCCCCTGAGAGAGAATCTACCTGGGACACACTGAAACGCATGGTTATGTCAAAGAGTAAGCCCAAACTTGATGAAAAACCAGAGGAGAGTGCAAACCAAGTCCAGTCAGACAGTGAAGCCCCAAAGGAAGAGTCATCTTTCTCCTTGAGGAAGTTCTTCCCTGGACGCAGAAAGAAGAAGGTTGAAAAGCAGACCTCCACtgaagctggagaggaggacTCTGACACCCCAGCTGTGGTTCCTCTCTCAGAGTACGATGACCAAGTTGAGGCTAAACAGGAAGCACCAGCTGAAATCCAGACTAACGTGTCTACTGAAGATAGATCCCCTTCATGGATTCCAGCCTCTGTCGAAGAAGCTGATAATAACCACGATCAGCTGAGTGACATcccagaggaggcagagaatgCTGCCACCCCAAAGTCTGTTGACACTGATATTGCAGATGATGAGGACCAGGCTATGCAGACCAACAACAGTCTTGGTCGCAGGGGTCGTAGGCTGTCCACAGCTGAAATGAAGCCTGTCACTCAGGCTCCAGCTGCAGAGGCCACCCTCGTTCCTCAGGGACCCTTGTCGGGAAACGCCGAGGAGGTTGTGGCGGGTATTGAGGCCCAAATCAGTGAAATTGTATGCCAGACATCTGTGACTGTTGTAGATGTATCAGTAGAGGCAGCTTCTGAAAACATCGAGGATGAACCACCAACTGAGAATGCAGAGGTAACGTCAAATACTATCCTGCAGCCACATACTAGTGAAGAGGCAATGGCTATCTGTACTGGCCTGGGCACAAAGGAGATTGCCAAAGTAGCTCTGGAGAAGCCTGCAACAACCCTCGTTGAGTGCATGGCCGTGGTCCATGATGTCCTGGGCACAGAGGTGTTGTTGGAAGAGAAACCAGCAAGTCCAGAGGAAGTCATAGTTGCGGAAGATGCAGTGTTCATGGCCCAAGTGCAGCAAGTTGAAACCACTGACCTTGAGCCCGCTGTTGAAAATTCCCAGGATGATGTGGAAGGCATTCAGGTTGCCACTGAGAGCTGCGAACCTGAAATTGAGAGGATTGGAGTCGTCACCACTCTTCTGGAGGAGTCTGTTGTCCTTCAGACCACCACAGTGAGCGAGAACTCTCCAAAAGCTGAAGTAGTCAACCCCATTACCCCAACATCTGAGACAGCCATCTGCACCCAGAGCATAGAAGTCATCGAGCCAACTGTAGAGACCAAGGCAGTGAAAATGGACACGGAGCTGCTTGATGCTGCCACCGAGGAAAATGCACCTATCACAGAGGTATTTCAGGTTGTGAATGAGGAGATATCTTTTACCATGTGTAGTACTACAATGACCACCATCACAAAGGAGACTGTCCTATCAAGTGAGGAGGCTCCTGTCATCACAGAAACGGTGGTTGGCATCACCCCGCTCAGTGTGGAGTCTGACCAGGTGGCAAGCTCAGAGGAGGTCACCataaaggaggaagagacagtTGTGGAGACTGTGGAGGCCACTGCCATTGAGATTGTAAAGCCAGAGAGTCCTGCTGTCGGTGAGCAGGcaacagaggagatggaggaaatCCAGGATGATGTGCAGCAGGCCTGTGTGATTGAGGCTCAGAGCCAGGTTATTGCCCAGGCTATCATTCAGGATGCCATAGATAAAGTTTCAGAGACCACACCTGAACCCCAAGAGCCTGCCACCGCCCCATCACCAGTCCAGGCAACAGCAGGAATAGAGGAAGAAATCATAACTGAGAACATTGTCACCGTCGACACCCCTGTCGCTGTCGTCTGTGACATACCAGCACCGAAGTCACCCCCGCAGCTTCATGTTGCCATGGAGGTCATTGACACAATCGCTTTAGAGGTCACAGAGAGCCTTGATGTaaaggtagaggaggaggagaagaaggaacaAGTGGAAGAGTTGAAGCAAGCTGTGGAGGTTAAAGTAAGTGAAGAAGAAACGGTTGTAGTGGAAGAAGTCGTAGAGGGTGTCgcagaggtggagaaggaagagagccaagaggaggaggtgaaaccacaatcagaggaatcagaggagaacaaagaaacagagaTCCACATTCCAGTCCAGGTGGTCCTGCAGTCAGCACATCTGGTGGAGGAGCCATCGGTGGAAGAAGAGGCCGTGGTAGAGTTTGACAGCAATggaccagtgaacaacaacatCAGCGTAGAGCCCACGAGCCCCGCAAGCGTAAAAAAACTCTCAACACTGTCAGAAGAAGCTCAAGCGACGGCGTCAGGAGAGGTCACGGAGGCAGCAGCGGACCAGCCGGAGACGGAGAAGACGACATCAGGGAAGTGCGCCGAGGTGATGGCCCAGGTGATCGAGGTGATTGAGGAGGCCGTGAAGGAGATCGAGCCTGTGTCCACAGAGATCACAGCAGCATCATGA